DNA sequence from the Lycium barbarum isolate Lr01 chromosome 5, ASM1917538v2, whole genome shotgun sequence genome:
TACTAATGTGCTTGGGTGATATTCATCTTCTCTGATCAGATGAGAAAACTACTGTGGTTGGATGATATTCATCTTCTCTGATCAGATGAGAAAAAAACTAAGAATTAAAGGTTATCACTAATTTGACTGTTATATGGTAATATTTTTACATTTGTGCTTGCTATTCTTCATATCAGGGACTTGCTGCACACAAAACATAGACGAGATGAGACATGTGAACATCTAAGCGATGTTTTGGGAGAATATTGCATTAGCTGTGAACTTCAGTTGTCGGGGACTGAATGTGAAGTTCAGCAAGGATGTCCTTCTCTTCCACAAGAAGTTGCAGAAGAATTGTTTAGTTGTGAATTGTCCAAGGAAGCAGTTCCCATGTCATCTGCTTCTGATACGGCAAAATTAAAGAAGGCAACCATCACTGTGGATAACTTATTGAGCCCCGCCCATACGTTGCTTCAAATACAATGTGTTGATCAAAAGGGCCTCATCTATGACATTTTGAGGACTTCAAAGGACTGTGATATTCAGGTAAACATATATTTACTTAATGAATGCCCGTTCGCTGGAATCAATTTGTGTTGTGAGCAAAACACTTTCGATGTGGAGATGGATCTTAAATTTTCTGTCTTGTGAAATATTATGTGTTAAAGGGGTCTATTAATTACAAACACTGTGTGATTCCTTCCCATCTGTCCAAATCTATCCAAGCCTTGGTCGATTGAGTTACCCGGTACCTATGTTGGTGGGAAGGGAATTAGTCAAGGTGCGCACAAGCTGGTACAAACACCACAAGTATCAAAAAGAATAAGAAGTCTACTACTCCCTCCCTCCCAATGTATGTGgcttctttcctttttagtcagtccaaaAAAGAActcatttctatatttagtaacaatttgacTTTAAGCTTCTAATTTATcgtaatgagatgatttatagccacataaatatctatggctaattttagatcacaagtttcaaaagtcttcctttttaTTCATAAACTTCGTCCTAgtcaaacacaacaacaacatacccagtgtagtcccacaagtggggtctggggaggttaGGATGTACAGCTTACCTAACTTCATATCTAGTCAAACACCTTCGCATcaattgggatagagggagcaTCTTATTTGAGCTGGAGTACTTGTCTAAATTGTCAACAAAGGGAAAAAAGAAGGTTGGGACTATCGAATGAATGTGATCATCTATACTTCACGTGTTCATTGGTGCTTTTAGTTCGGAAGTGCCTCTCGCATTGTCTTAATTCAAACATTAATACATATGTGCTTGTTACTTTGACGTCTAGATTGCTTTTGGAAGAATCCAGTCTACCGCCAAGGATTATCGCACTATAGACCTATTTATCCAGAGAACAGATGGGAAAAAGATTATCGATGATGAGAATATAAAATATTTGTGTTCTCGCTTGAAGGAAGAGATGCTTCATCCACTTCGAGTCACTGTTGCTAGTCGTGGCCCAGATACAGAACTACTGGTTGCCAATCCTGTTGAGTTATCTGGAAAGGGAAGGCCACGTGTTTTCTATGATGTCACATTTGCCTTAAAAAAGCTCGGGATCTGTATTTTCTCTGTAAGTAGCCGTATGCTCAATTTCTCCTCAGTACACGTTTTTGCTTCCATAGCTCTAAACGATACACGTTTTTGCAGGCTGCAATTGCAAGGCATTCAACAGCAGAGCGGCAGTGGGAAGTTTATAGGTTCCGTTTGGATGAAAGGCCAGAGTATCCGTTAGCCAGCAGGCGAGCTAGAACCGAAATCGTGGATAGAGTGAAAAAAACACTAATGGGCTGGTGAAAAGTCAAAATGTACCATGGCACCAAGTCTTTAAACTCAGTTCAGCAACGTCCAACGGTCACCATGTATATATATCTGCAAGAAAACTAACAGAAGCTTAAGGAGAACCCCGAGCCATCGGATAACCATCGCCTCTGAGAGCTGATTCTGTGACTTATCTAGGCTTCTTTGGGTTAACAGCTGTATGAGCTCTATGAGAGGTTGCAATATAATACCTCTGCTCTAATCTTATGTTTCTCTTACTATCTTGACATAATAGAATCTCCTTTATTTCACCATTTCTTTCCCTTTCTGCATATTCTGTGGTTATGGGTAGTGTGTATGGTTTATTCCGAGATAGAATGTATATATAGGTAATGTTTTTCTATAGTAGGTGCCTGATGAAATAGTCGACTTACACACGAGTTGACTCGTATGTCACAGTTATAATTTTTTCTTAAGAATGTTTTATAATAATTTTTAAGTAGGTAAGTCGTCAATGATCAAAAGAATTGTCCAATAAATAGATAAAATGGCAATAGTCAAAGTTGCCCTTGAACTATGCATAATAGCATGATTTTGCCCTCCGTTAATAGTTGGGGTTAATCATGTCTCATCGGTATGCAATTGCCACATGTTTCCCTTTTTATTGCgaaatgatttagttgaagtgcTCGGATTTGAGTTTTAGTATGCATAATAGATATTGAGGCTTCTAAATGAAAATCATGCCTCCATTACTAATTGAGTCCGATTcgaactcggttttttttttttttttttcctcctcaAAAAGAATAAAATTGTAacgaaataaaaagaagaaagctACTACCTAAAACCTGTGTTAGCGGAGTTGATACTGAGATAGGCCACTAGAAATCATTGAGAACAAGAAGAAAAAGCTGATCACTCATCACAAGATTCCATTTCTTAAGAGTTCGTCTTTTAGAAAATACCCTGCTAGGATATGAGAAATCAACAACCCATTTACTTCCCAATCTTATCCAATTTGATAATTGTACTAATAATACTTACTAAActtgttttataaaaatataattaGTCCCAGTAGTCGAATCACATTTTATGCCCTCGTCCTTCAGTGTGATGCCTCTAATCAGCACAGTGTATGTTGTCATGGTATTGGTCATTTCGACGAAATTTATAAAGATGACCAGGCCTTCAAATAATCGGATTATGTAATATATGCTGACCTGAAAACTTAGCAAGGATGACGATTTCATACCAAAGTTTACAAGCATAATTACAAGTCTGAAAAATGATGTGGAAGAGCTTCCGGTATAGCAGTATCGCAGAAATGTCAATGTCCAAACTTGCATATATGTAAACATGAACAAATATAGTTTACGTCAAGACAAACAGTTCACATCCACGTGGAAAATACCAAACAACTTTGAGTTTATACTCTTCATAACAAAGTATAATTTTTGTAATCATTTCATATTTAATTCATTAATTACTTAACATATTGATGAATTAGGTCTACAGTTTTAAACTTCTTTGCTGTATGTTTATGACCAGTTGCAGTTAGAAGTCCATATATAACGAGTCAAACAACATTGAATCACCAATAATAGACACTAATATAGCTAACTAAAACCCCAACCAATTTAACCATTCACAGAACCAAGGGAGGAAATAGAAGGCATTTCATAATACAGACAAACACCAGCGTATAAATGGGAAGTGAGCTCTTAAAGTACTAGCAAAACAAACAATTGGACCATTCATAGAAAATAAACAGAAGAACCATATCTGAAATACTAATGAGATCCATTTCATTAACAAAACTACTCAGTTACAGTGACCTCATAAGCTTTCCTCTACTGATAATACACTTCACAGTTTTTCTCCTAGTGTGCTCAGTATATGTCACAGCATCACGAATCACATTCTCCAAAATATCTTCCAAACCCCTTTTGTCTCTTCATAAATCAGCCCCCTGATTCTCTTCACTCCACTTATTCTCGCCAACCTCATAATCGCCGGCTTGGTGATTCCCTGAATGTTATCCCAGAGAACTTTACGGTGTCGTTCTGCTCCACCCATACACATAAC
Encoded proteins:
- the LOC132640181 gene encoding ACT domain-containing protein ACR9; translation: MGIAWDDVVLIEHAVKTGDPTVITINCPDKTGLGCDLCRIVLEFGLYVTRGDFATDGKWCYIVLWVVPRPSSLKVDWGSLKNRLVSTCPSCMISFYLSQQSTASPPPTVYLLKVFCLDRKGLLHDITKILCELELTIQRVKVMTTPDDKVLDLFFITDGMDLLHTKHRRDETCEHLSDVLGEYCISCELQLSGTECEVQQGCPSLPQEVAEELFSCELSKEAVPMSSASDTAKLKKATITVDNLLSPAHTLLQIQCVDQKGLIYDILRTSKDCDIQIAFGRIQSTAKDYRTIDLFIQRTDGKKIIDDENIKYLCSRLKEEMLHPLRVTVASRGPDTELLVANPVELSGKGRPRVFYDVTFALKKLGICIFSAAIARHSTAERQWEVYRFRLDERPEYPLASRRARTEIVDRVKKTLMGW